Below is a window of Flammeovirga kamogawensis DNA.
TTGTTAATACACAGCATGAATAGATAACAACAAACGAGAGTACAAAATATGATTATTAATTAATCTTTATTTTCATGGTCATCTGTAACTTCTTCATTTACTCTTGATCTATTGTTCAGAACAACAACTTTACCATTATAAATTACTTTATTTCTATCCTTCACATGTAAAATATATGTACCTGCAGGTAAATCTTTTACATTATATACAGCCTTACTTTCTGTAGGATTATAATGAGGTTGATCAATAATATGTTTCCCAGAATTGATATTTATCAGTTCAAAAGTAGTTTCAGCATCTGGTAGTAAGGATAATAAAATGTTTAATTCATATTGAGCAGGATTAGGATATACTTTTAGTACTTCGCTAGTGTTATTTGAGTTATGTTCATTATAAACTTCCCGAAGCCAGGAAGTAGATTTACCATCAAAGTCAACTTGAGTAAGTCTGTAGATAAGTTTTTCTTGATTAGGTTTTATGTGATCAATTTCATAAAATTGAGACGTATTAGAATTTCCCGCACCTTGAATACTTTGTTCTAGAATATGGAAATTGACACCATCCGAAGAATATTCAATGATATAATGAGAATTATTAATTTCTTGAGCTGTTTCCCAAGTTAGATGTACACTTTCATTATCAATTTTAACGCTGAAATCAGTTAATTCAATTGGTAAGTTTGTAGTTCTTTTGTTGTAATCACAATCTATGTTTCTAGTGGAACTTCCTACACAAACTTTTATATTACTCCCATTTTCGGGCATAAATTTATCTCTCCCTCCTTTTACAACAATTCTACCATATCCATCAATATTTGTCCCTTTGTCAATTTTAAATTCTTCTTTTGCTATAAAAACTTGTGTGTTCACTAAACAAGTTTCTTTTGATTTAGAAAAAAACTTTCCAATTTCTACTTTAGATTTATCATGAAATTTACCTTCTGAATTATCTTCAAAATAAACCTCTTTGGCTTTAAAAGATCCTCCAGGTTCAACAATAATTGAAGACTTATCTTTTAAAGTAAGCTTCTTATCTTTCATTATTAAGTTACCTCTAACAATCAGCTTTTGGGAGCCTTTAAGTTCATTATCATTTTTCCATTTAACTGTTTCTCCTTTCTTTATTATTATATCATTACCATAAGTAGATAAAGGTTTAAAACTACTCACGCATAAAAACATAATTAAAACAGAAAATATTAAAATGTGTTTCATAATAAAATACGATTGGGTGTTTTATCAATATCCTCAAAAGGTTTTATTTATAAAATAATAGCTACAATAGGTGACATAAAAACTAAGTATTCTTCAATTTATTTAGCATTCAGAAAAATCGAATTGTCAATTTCTATATTATTACTTCAAGGTTATTACAAGCATTGATGATTTGTTTAGGATAGTGATAATGGTCTAGAATCTTTATTGCATTTAATTTTGAGATTTTTCCTCTTTTTAATTTATGGTCAAAAACGAGGTCATTGTTATCGATTTTTTCAGAAAAGTGCCATAATTCATAATTATTTTTCTGTAGATCCGTTAATTCCAAATCATGAGTAGCAATAAAAGTATAGTGAGGAGGTCTACCTATATACGATAAAATAGCATTCGCACCTTTTATTCTCTCTATCGTGTTTGTTCCTTTAAAAAGTTCATCCATAATAAATAATGAAGGTAAATCCACCTCAGAAGCATCAACAATTTTTTTAACGGTTTTCACTTCTTGAAGGTAGTAGCTACTATTATCTTTGATACTATCATTAATTCTTATACTAGAATAGATTTTAAAAAATGGAGCAGTATATTCATCTGCAAAGCAAAAATTGAAATTTTGAGCTAGAATGGTATTTAGACCTATTGTTCTAATGAATGTTGTTTTACCAGACATATTTGAGCCTGTTAGGAGCATGCCTCTTTTAGATAATGAAAAAGAATTTGGAACACAATTTTTAATAAGCGGATGAATACTGTTTTTTACTGCATAAGTGTCTGAGAATGTAGGAATACAGGTGGCTATATCCGAATCTAATACATTTGCAATAGATTGAGCAGTATCTATTGTTCCAATATATTGATATAGTTGATTAATATTTTCTGCTTGTTTTTCTAACTTTCTTATACAAAGAAAGAAAGCGATAACTTCAATATTAAATGCTATTTTAATAATTTCTAAGCCCCAAAATAAAATTTGTTTTATAGGGTCTCCATCTTCTTCAGATGAGAATTTAATGAAAAAAGAATACCATTTTATTCTTTCTATTCCACGGGTATCAATATCATCAATACTATTTTTGAGATGAGGATGCATCTTTTTCTTTACTTTTAACATTAAGAATAAATAGGAGATGATATCACTATAAGTATCTAAATTTCTTTTATTTAGCATATGCATAGCCATATTCATTAAGAATAGTATTAGTATGAAAGCCAATAAAAAAGGAAATTTTATAGATAGAATTAAACAAGTGATTGTTAGTATATTGCTGAAATAAGATAACCAATTATAATCAGGATTTTTCCCGAATTTATCATGAATAAGTTTTTCGACATTGAACCCATGCGAAGAGGATAATTTACTTAGTAGTAGCTGTATTTCAAGACGTTTTTCTGTATTTTCCTGAAAGAAACTAGTTAGTTTATTGAATGTTGTATTTTTTTGAGTAAGTGTATTAATAGTAAGGAATTTGAAATACATATACTGTTCTCCAATACTTGAACATGTTCTATTTATAAAACGAAAAACATCGTTTAGATCTAAGTCATTTATACTATTTTGTTCTATCTTTTGATAGATTGAAGAATTTGTACTTTTATTAAGGTATATTTTAACTCTATCAAAATTAATATATCTATCTTCTTGTTTTTTACCCCATTGCGTTTTAAAAAAAGCAATTTTTTCTTCTTTACTTTTATAGATTCCATAATATCGGAATAATATAAAACTGATGATTCCGCCAATAATAAAAAATGTGTTATTATCCATATACAGTCAGTAATTTGAATAGCTTGTTGTTATTTATTGATTTTCTATTTATTAAATATATCATTAATTTTTCTATGCTTAAAGTTGTAGGTAATAGTCATTGTTAACAAGAGGCATAGTAATTTTTTATAAAGATATAGTGTATTTCGAAGTTCATATACTTTAATGAAACTAGTATATGACGAAACGAGTTCTAATGTTAAGCAAATAATTTACTTAACAAAGTATACCCCCAAAAACTATAAATATGAAAATTAGAATACTTGGAGTGCTATTTTTATCACTTCTTCTAAGTTTATCTTGTTCTAAAAAAGACGATGATAATGTAACACCAACAACAGGTGACCAAGTAAATGATGGATCAGGTAATGATGGAAATGTGGAAACAGTATCCAATAATTTCACTAAATCCTTTGATCAAGTTGCGATGATTCAATTGCATTATAATTATGATATTCAGCTTGTATTCAAAGCGACGGAATCTTATCAGCATATAAAAAAAGATGATAAAATCTCATCAACAATTGTAACTATACCGCACGTAAATAGATTACAAGCAGAAGGGGCATATACAATTTCACATGTGTATAATGGTGACGTTATTGAATCATCAAAAAATACAACAAATAACACTGTTTATACCTATTCATACAATGATGAAGGATACATTAGTGCAATAAAAGAAGTAGGTACTGATACCAGGAATTATGAATTTACTTATAATGAAGATGGTAAAGTAGCGCAAAGTAAAAGAATTGATAATTCTGTTGAAACTATTTTTAAGTACACTTATACAGGAGAAAATTATATAGCAAAAAAAGAAGGTGAAGACATTTCTGTAATTGTAAACTATGATGATGAAGGTAGAATTATTTCGTCAAGTTCTGAAGGTGCAGATGCTGGAAGCGATAATTATAAATTTGAATTCTCTTATCAAGAGAATGGTGAATTAGAGGAGTTAAAGATTACTGAATTTACTGATTTCCCTACTAGTGGTACTTATGGAGTAGCTACCACCACTTTTGATACCAATGGAGATATTAAAGAAAGTAATGAATATTGGCATAATGAACTCACATTAAAAGAAGTTTATCAGGAAGGTATTCTTACATTAAAAGAAGAATATACAAGTGGTAAATTAGCAAAAAAAGAAGAATATGTTGACGGAAAGGTATCCATGATTCAGGAATTCAACGATCAAGATGTTTTGAAGTTAAGAGAGACCTACTCAGAAGGACAACTTACATTAAAAGAAGAATTTCATGATAATACTCAACTCTCTTTAAAAGAAGTTTATGTAAACGATAAGATTTCTTTGAAAGAAACTTTTGACGATCAAGGGAACAAGACTTTAAAAGAAGAATATACAAATGGTGATATAACCATAAAGGAAGAATATCATACAAATGGGCAAGTATCATTAAGGATAAATTATGCTGATGATTTTATTGTGGAAACTAAAGAAGAATTTGATGATACTGGATTGACAACTTATAAAGAAGCTTACACTTTTAGTAACGATTATATAACAAGTAAAACCCTTTACGAAGGAACTTATACAATAAAAGCCATTTATTCTACAACAGATTGGAGATTGGAAAAAGTTGAAGCCTACACCGGTAATGCAACAGATGTCTTATTAGGTTATGGAGATCCGACTGATGCTAGTTACTATACTGTTGGTCAGGAAGTAAGAGTTGCTGTAGATGGTATTATGGAATATTTTGACACAAGTAATACTTTAATTTACACAAGTCAGTATGGGTATTTTAGCACAGCGAGTAATGGTACCGCTTCAGAGACAAATTATACTCACATGATGAATGCTTTACCAACAAGTGTTGATTGGATGGCAACTGTTCGTGAAGAGTTAGTACGATAGATCAAAACGTTAATGTCTAGTCCGTCCATAGCGTTACAGATTTAGACTATTATATATTGATAGCATCGAGTGTAGACTCGGTGCTATTTTTACTTTTATAAGTTCTCATTTTTATTTCACTTTGTTGATGCATCTCAACAGGTGTCTTCATATAATTACTCCAATGAGGCCTTTCATTATTGTAAATATATACAGATTCTCTAATAAATTTATTCATTAAATCGAGATCATTAATTTTTATTCCTAAAATAAATTCTTGCTTAAGAATTCCGTTTATTCTTTCTGCTACCG
It encodes the following:
- a CDS encoding T9SS type A sorting domain-containing protein translates to MKHILIFSVLIMFLCVSSFKPLSTYGNDIIIKKGETVKWKNDNELKGSQKLIVRGNLIMKDKKLTLKDKSSIIVEPGGSFKAKEVYFEDNSEGKFHDKSKVEIGKFFSKSKETCLVNTQVFIAKEEFKIDKGTNIDGYGRIVVKGGRDKFMPENGSNIKVCVGSSTRNIDCDYNKRTTNLPIELTDFSVKIDNESVHLTWETAQEINNSHYIIEYSSDGVNFHILEQSIQGAGNSNTSQFYEIDHIKPNQEKLIYRLTQVDFDGKSTSWLREVYNEHNSNNTSEVLKVYPNPAQYELNILLSLLPDAETTFELININSGKHIIDQPHYNPTESKAVYNVKDLPAGTYILHVKDRNKVIYNGKVVVLNNRSRVNEEVTDDHENKD
- a CDS encoding toxin-antitoxin system YwqK family antitoxin, producing MKIRILGVLFLSLLLSLSCSKKDDDNVTPTTGDQVNDGSGNDGNVETVSNNFTKSFDQVAMIQLHYNYDIQLVFKATESYQHIKKDDKISSTIVTIPHVNRLQAEGAYTISHVYNGDVIESSKNTTNNTVYTYSYNDEGYISAIKEVGTDTRNYEFTYNEDGKVAQSKRIDNSVETIFKYTYTGENYIAKKEGEDISVIVNYDDEGRIISSSSEGADAGSDNYKFEFSYQENGELEELKITEFTDFPTSGTYGVATTTFDTNGDIKESNEYWHNELTLKEVYQEGILTLKEEYTSGKLAKKEEYVDGKVSMIQEFNDQDVLKLRETYSEGQLTLKEEFHDNTQLSLKEVYVNDKISLKETFDDQGNKTLKEEYTNGDITIKEEYHTNGQVSLRINYADDFIVETKEEFDDTGLTTYKEAYTFSNDYITSKTLYEGTYTIKAIYSTTDWRLEKVEAYTGNATDVLLGYGDPTDASYYTVGQEVRVAVDGIMEYFDTSNTLIYTSQYGYFSTASNGTASETNYTHMMNALPTSVDWMATVREELVR
- a CDS encoding MutS-related protein, with amino-acid sequence MDNNTFFIIGGIISFILFRYYGIYKSKEEKIAFFKTQWGKKQEDRYINFDRVKIYLNKSTNSSIYQKIEQNSINDLDLNDVFRFINRTCSSIGEQYMYFKFLTINTLTQKNTTFNKLTSFFQENTEKRLEIQLLLSKLSSSHGFNVEKLIHDKFGKNPDYNWLSYFSNILTITCLILSIKFPFLLAFILILFLMNMAMHMLNKRNLDTYSDIISYLFLMLKVKKKMHPHLKNSIDDIDTRGIERIKWYSFFIKFSSEEDGDPIKQILFWGLEIIKIAFNIEVIAFFLCIRKLEKQAENINQLYQYIGTIDTAQSIANVLDSDIATCIPTFSDTYAVKNSIHPLIKNCVPNSFSLSKRGMLLTGSNMSGKTTFIRTIGLNTILAQNFNFCFADEYTAPFFKIYSSIRINDSIKDNSSYYLQEVKTVKKIVDASEVDLPSLFIMDELFKGTNTIERIKGANAILSYIGRPPHYTFIATHDLELTDLQKNNYELWHFSEKIDNNDLVFDHKLKRGKISKLNAIKILDHYHYPKQIINACNNLEVII